A region of Carettochelys insculpta isolate YL-2023 chromosome 9, ASM3395843v1, whole genome shotgun sequence DNA encodes the following proteins:
- the RABGGTB gene encoding geranylgeranyl transferase type-2 subunit beta isoform X2 codes for MGTPQKDVVIKTDAPSTLLLEKHADYIASYGAKKDDYEYCMSEYLRMSGVYWGLTVMDLMGQLQRMSKEEILAFIKSCQHECGGISASIGHDPHLLYTLSAVQILTLYESLHVVDVNKIVDYVKSLQKEDGSFAGDKWGEIDTRFSFCAAATLALLGKLDVVDVEKAVKFVLSCMNFDGGFGCRPGSESHAGQIYCCTGFLAITGQLHQINADLLGWWLCERQLPSGGLNGRPEKLPDVCYSWWVLASLKIIGRLHWIDREKLRCFILACQDEETGGFADRPGDMLSLTQWLLVAADLL; via the exons ATG GGAACACCGCAGAAGGATGTAGTTATAAAAACTGATGCACCAAGCACATTGCTTTTGGAGAAACATGCAGATTATATAGCTTCTTATGGTGCAAAGAAAGATGATTAC GAGTACTGTATGTCAGAGTATCTGAGGATGAGTGGTGTCTACTGGGGACTGACAGTAATGGATCTCATGGGACAACTGCAACGAATGAGCAAAGAAGAAATTCTGGCATTCATCAAATCTTGTCAACATGAGTGCGGTGGAATAAGTGCCAGTATAGGTCATGACCCTCACCTTTTATATACCCTTAGTGCTGTTCAG atTCTTACTTTATATGAGAGTCTACATGTTGTCGATGTAAATAAAATTGTTGATTATGTAAAGAGCCTGCAAAAAGAAGATGGATCATTTGCTGGAGACAAATGGG GAGAAATAGATACAAggttttctttctgtgctgcagcAACACTTGCTCTTTTG GGGAAGCTAGATGTTGTTGATGTGGAAAAAGCAGTAAAATTTGTTTTGTCCTGTATGAACTTTGATGGAGGATTTGGTTGCAGACCAGGTTCTGAATCTCATGCCGGGCAG ATCTATTGTTGCACAGGATTTCTGGCTATAACAGGCCAGTTGCATCAAATAAATGCTGACTTGCTGGGCTGGTGGCTTTGTGAACGTCAGTTACCCTCTGGAGGTCTCAATGGAAGGCCAGAGAAG TTACCAGATGTATGTTATTCCTGGTGGGTGTTAGCATCTCTGAAGATAATTGGTAGATTACATTGGATAGACAGAGAGAAGCTGCGCTGCTTTATCTTGGCTTGCCAGGATGAGGAGACTGGTGGATTTGCTGACAGACCAGGAGATATG CTGTCCCTGACTCAGTGGCTGCTTGTGGCTGCTGATCTCTTGTGA
- the RABGGTB gene encoding geranylgeranyl transferase type-2 subunit beta isoform X1 yields the protein MGTPQKDVVIKTDAPSTLLLEKHADYIASYGAKKDDYEYCMSEYLRMSGVYWGLTVMDLMGQLQRMSKEEILAFIKSCQHECGGISASIGHDPHLLYTLSAVQILTLYESLHVVDVNKIVDYVKSLQKEDGSFAGDKWGEIDTRFSFCAAATLALLGKLDVVDVEKAVKFVLSCMNFDGGFGCRPGSESHAGQIYCCTGFLAITGQLHQINADLLGWWLCERQLPSGGLNGRPEKLPDVCYSWWVLASLKIIGRLHWIDREKLRCFILACQDEETGGFADRPGDMVDPFHTLFGIAGLSLLGEEQIKPVSPVFCMPEDVLRRINVQPELVS from the exons ATG GGAACACCGCAGAAGGATGTAGTTATAAAAACTGATGCACCAAGCACATTGCTTTTGGAGAAACATGCAGATTATATAGCTTCTTATGGTGCAAAGAAAGATGATTAC GAGTACTGTATGTCAGAGTATCTGAGGATGAGTGGTGTCTACTGGGGACTGACAGTAATGGATCTCATGGGACAACTGCAACGAATGAGCAAAGAAGAAATTCTGGCATTCATCAAATCTTGTCAACATGAGTGCGGTGGAATAAGTGCCAGTATAGGTCATGACCCTCACCTTTTATATACCCTTAGTGCTGTTCAG atTCTTACTTTATATGAGAGTCTACATGTTGTCGATGTAAATAAAATTGTTGATTATGTAAAGAGCCTGCAAAAAGAAGATGGATCATTTGCTGGAGACAAATGGG GAGAAATAGATACAAggttttctttctgtgctgcagcAACACTTGCTCTTTTG GGGAAGCTAGATGTTGTTGATGTGGAAAAAGCAGTAAAATTTGTTTTGTCCTGTATGAACTTTGATGGAGGATTTGGTTGCAGACCAGGTTCTGAATCTCATGCCGGGCAG ATCTATTGTTGCACAGGATTTCTGGCTATAACAGGCCAGTTGCATCAAATAAATGCTGACTTGCTGGGCTGGTGGCTTTGTGAACGTCAGTTACCCTCTGGAGGTCTCAATGGAAGGCCAGAGAAG TTACCAGATGTATGTTATTCCTGGTGGGTGTTAGCATCTCTGAAGATAATTGGTAGATTACATTGGATAGACAGAGAGAAGCTGCGCTGCTTTATCTTGGCTTGCCAGGATGAGGAGACTGGTGGATTTGCTGACAGACCAGGAGATATG gtggATCCTTTTCATACCTTATTTGGAATTGCTGGGCTGTCATTGTTAGGAGAAGAACAAATAAAGCCTGTCAGTCCTGTTTTTTGTATGCCTGAAGATGTCCTTCGCAGAATAAATGTACAGCCTGAACTTGTGAGCTAG
- the RABGGTB gene encoding geranylgeranyl transferase type-2 subunit beta isoform X3, with protein sequence MEYCMSEYLRMSGVYWGLTVMDLMGQLQRMSKEEILAFIKSCQHECGGISASIGHDPHLLYTLSAVQILTLYESLHVVDVNKIVDYVKSLQKEDGSFAGDKWGEIDTRFSFCAAATLALLGKLDVVDVEKAVKFVLSCMNFDGGFGCRPGSESHAGQIYCCTGFLAITGQLHQINADLLGWWLCERQLPSGGLNGRPEKLPDVCYSWWVLASLKIIGRLHWIDREKLRCFILACQDEETGGFADRPGDMVDPFHTLFGIAGLSLLGEEQIKPVSPVFCMPEDVLRRINVQPELVS encoded by the exons ATG GAGTACTGTATGTCAGAGTATCTGAGGATGAGTGGTGTCTACTGGGGACTGACAGTAATGGATCTCATGGGACAACTGCAACGAATGAGCAAAGAAGAAATTCTGGCATTCATCAAATCTTGTCAACATGAGTGCGGTGGAATAAGTGCCAGTATAGGTCATGACCCTCACCTTTTATATACCCTTAGTGCTGTTCAG atTCTTACTTTATATGAGAGTCTACATGTTGTCGATGTAAATAAAATTGTTGATTATGTAAAGAGCCTGCAAAAAGAAGATGGATCATTTGCTGGAGACAAATGGG GAGAAATAGATACAAggttttctttctgtgctgcagcAACACTTGCTCTTTTG GGGAAGCTAGATGTTGTTGATGTGGAAAAAGCAGTAAAATTTGTTTTGTCCTGTATGAACTTTGATGGAGGATTTGGTTGCAGACCAGGTTCTGAATCTCATGCCGGGCAG ATCTATTGTTGCACAGGATTTCTGGCTATAACAGGCCAGTTGCATCAAATAAATGCTGACTTGCTGGGCTGGTGGCTTTGTGAACGTCAGTTACCCTCTGGAGGTCTCAATGGAAGGCCAGAGAAG TTACCAGATGTATGTTATTCCTGGTGGGTGTTAGCATCTCTGAAGATAATTGGTAGATTACATTGGATAGACAGAGAGAAGCTGCGCTGCTTTATCTTGGCTTGCCAGGATGAGGAGACTGGTGGATTTGCTGACAGACCAGGAGATATG gtggATCCTTTTCATACCTTATTTGGAATTGCTGGGCTGTCATTGTTAGGAGAAGAACAAATAAAGCCTGTCAGTCCTGTTTTTTGTATGCCTGAAGATGTCCTTCGCAGAATAAATGTACAGCCTGAACTTGTGAGCTAG
- the RABGGTB gene encoding geranylgeranyl transferase type-2 subunit beta isoform X4 produces MSEYLRMSGVYWGLTVMDLMGQLQRMSKEEILAFIKSCQHECGGISASIGHDPHLLYTLSAVQILTLYESLHVVDVNKIVDYVKSLQKEDGSFAGDKWGEIDTRFSFCAAATLALLGKLDVVDVEKAVKFVLSCMNFDGGFGCRPGSESHAGQIYCCTGFLAITGQLHQINADLLGWWLCERQLPSGGLNGRPEKLPDVCYSWWVLASLKIIGRLHWIDREKLRCFILACQDEETGGFADRPGDMVDPFHTLFGIAGLSLLGEEQIKPVSPVFCMPEDVLRRINVQPELVS; encoded by the exons ATGTCAGAGTATCTGAGGATGAGTGGTGTCTACTGGGGACTGACAGTAATGGATCTCATGGGACAACTGCAACGAATGAGCAAAGAAGAAATTCTGGCATTCATCAAATCTTGTCAACATGAGTGCGGTGGAATAAGTGCCAGTATAGGTCATGACCCTCACCTTTTATATACCCTTAGTGCTGTTCAG atTCTTACTTTATATGAGAGTCTACATGTTGTCGATGTAAATAAAATTGTTGATTATGTAAAGAGCCTGCAAAAAGAAGATGGATCATTTGCTGGAGACAAATGGG GAGAAATAGATACAAggttttctttctgtgctgcagcAACACTTGCTCTTTTG GGGAAGCTAGATGTTGTTGATGTGGAAAAAGCAGTAAAATTTGTTTTGTCCTGTATGAACTTTGATGGAGGATTTGGTTGCAGACCAGGTTCTGAATCTCATGCCGGGCAG ATCTATTGTTGCACAGGATTTCTGGCTATAACAGGCCAGTTGCATCAAATAAATGCTGACTTGCTGGGCTGGTGGCTTTGTGAACGTCAGTTACCCTCTGGAGGTCTCAATGGAAGGCCAGAGAAG TTACCAGATGTATGTTATTCCTGGTGGGTGTTAGCATCTCTGAAGATAATTGGTAGATTACATTGGATAGACAGAGAGAAGCTGCGCTGCTTTATCTTGGCTTGCCAGGATGAGGAGACTGGTGGATTTGCTGACAGACCAGGAGATATG gtggATCCTTTTCATACCTTATTTGGAATTGCTGGGCTGTCATTGTTAGGAGAAGAACAAATAAAGCCTGTCAGTCCTGTTTTTTGTATGCCTGAAGATGTCCTTCGCAGAATAAATGTACAGCCTGAACTTGTGAGCTAG